In Luteitalea sp. TBR-22, one genomic interval encodes:
- a CDS encoding response regulator, with amino-acid sequence MADSSLSLVRRQPGPTVTGPEPVDAVVPAGQPHLFGDPHGGAGRAIGVRRAPARPIRLLLVEDSHDDAWLVQRQLERGGFAPEILRVQDAHGLRGALQGGRWDLAIVDYSLPELSGLDAVRIVRQHCTSLPCLLVSGTVGEHLAVEAMRLGANDYLMKGNLTRLVPAVERELRESESRAERRRAERALAASEERTRLIIEHALDAVVSFTAQGQITEWNLRAEEIFGRSRVEVIGRPFHEVCLAPAERVPFVDALAEGFPPACAFGVKRRVETLGEHRDGRDLSLELSLVPVPSSAGLSYSAFLRDLSERRESEAKRASLEAQLRQSQKMEAIGKLAGGVAHDFNNLLTVIQGQSALLEDNLLEPGEVTPAARAIGEAADKAAELTRQLLAFSRRQVVQLTPTDVNELVADLGKLLRRLIGADIELHSVLAPGRVHINADAGMIEQVLMNLAVNARDAMPTGGSLVVSTAVVHARPPRTATAAPGPGQYARLTVRDSGTGIAAEHLPHIFEPFYTTKDKARSTGLGLATVFGIVEQHRGWVEVRTKVGEGTQFDVYIPQCLAGTVVPTPALAAPPPLPRGHECILVVEDELAVREMVRDVLVRQGYRVHEAASGREALDIWARHRKDIELVLTDIVMPDGIMGTDLVSRLIEDRPDLPVIFSSGYSQESDESRLSLEAGVNFLQKPYRPATLIRLIRERLTAASQRSPR; translated from the coding sequence ATGGCCGACTCGTCGTTGTCGCTCGTTCGTCGCCAGCCCGGTCCCACGGTCACGGGCCCGGAACCCGTCGATGCCGTGGTTCCGGCCGGCCAGCCGCACCTGTTCGGCGACCCGCATGGCGGCGCCGGCCGCGCCATCGGCGTGCGTCGTGCCCCGGCTCGCCCCATCCGCCTGCTGCTGGTGGAGGATTCGCACGACGATGCGTGGCTGGTGCAGCGCCAGCTCGAGCGGGGCGGCTTCGCGCCCGAGATCCTGCGCGTGCAGGATGCGCACGGGCTGCGCGGTGCCCTGCAGGGTGGCCGATGGGACCTGGCGATCGTCGACTACTCGCTGCCGGAGCTGTCGGGGCTCGACGCGGTGCGCATCGTCCGGCAGCACTGCACCAGCCTGCCGTGCCTGCTCGTCTCGGGCACCGTCGGCGAGCACCTGGCGGTCGAGGCCATGCGGCTCGGCGCCAACGACTACCTGATGAAGGGCAACCTGACGCGACTGGTGCCGGCCGTGGAGCGCGAACTGCGCGAATCGGAGAGCCGGGCCGAGCGTCGCCGCGCCGAGCGCGCCCTCGCCGCGAGCGAGGAGCGCACCCGCCTGATCATCGAGCACGCCCTCGACGCGGTCGTGTCGTTCACCGCGCAGGGGCAGATCACCGAGTGGAACCTGCGCGCCGAGGAGATCTTCGGTCGGTCGCGCGTCGAGGTGATCGGTCGCCCGTTCCACGAGGTCTGCCTGGCGCCCGCCGAGCGGGTGCCGTTCGTCGACGCGCTGGCCGAGGGCTTCCCGCCGGCGTGCGCGTTCGGCGTGAAGCGGCGCGTCGAGACGCTTGGCGAGCATCGCGACGGCCGGGACCTCTCGCTCGAGCTCTCGCTGGTGCCGGTGCCCTCGTCGGCCGGGCTGTCCTACAGCGCCTTCCTTCGCGACCTCTCCGAGCGACGCGAGAGCGAGGCCAAGCGCGCGAGTCTCGAGGCGCAGCTGCGGCAGTCGCAGAAGATGGAGGCCATCGGCAAGCTGGCCGGCGGTGTCGCCCACGACTTCAACAACCTGCTGACCGTGATCCAGGGGCAGTCGGCGCTGCTGGAGGACAACCTGCTCGAGCCGGGCGAGGTGACCCCGGCGGCGCGCGCCATCGGCGAGGCGGCCGACAAGGCCGCCGAACTCACGCGGCAGCTGCTCGCCTTCAGTCGCCGGCAGGTGGTGCAGCTGACCCCGACCGACGTCAACGAACTGGTGGCCGATCTCGGCAAGCTGCTGCGCCGCCTGATCGGTGCCGACATCGAGCTGCACAGCGTCCTCGCCCCTGGCCGGGTCCACATCAACGCCGACGCCGGGATGATCGAGCAGGTGCTGATGAACCTGGCCGTGAACGCGCGCGATGCGATGCCGACCGGCGGCTCCCTGGTGGTGTCGACGGCGGTGGTGCACGCCCGCCCACCGCGCACCGCGACCGCGGCCCCCGGGCCCGGCCAGTACGCGCGGCTCACGGTCCGCGACTCCGGCACGGGCATCGCCGCCGAGCACCTGCCGCACATCTTCGAGCCCTTCTACACGACCAAGGACAAGGCGCGCTCGACCGGGCTCGGCCTGGCGACGGTGTTCGGCATCGTCGAGCAGCATCGCGGCTGGGTCGAGGTGCGCACGAAGGTGGGGGAGGGCACGCAGTTCGACGTGTACATCCCGCAGTGCCTGGCCGGCACCGTGGTGCCGACGCCGGCGCTCGCCGCGCCGCCGCCATTGCCGCGCGGCCACGAGTGCATCCTCGTGGTGGAGGACGAACTGGCGGTGCGCGAGATGGTGCGCGACGTGCTCGTGCGGCAGGGGTACCGCGTGCACGAGGCGGCCTCGGGCCGGGAAGCCCTCGACATCTGGGCGCGTCACCGCAAGGACATCGAACTGGTGCTCACCGACATCGTGATGCCCGATGGCATCATGGGCACCGACCTGGTGTCACGCCTGATCGAGGATCGGCCCGACCTGCCGGTGATCTTCTCGAGCGGCTACAGCCAGGAGTCCGACGAGTCGCGCCTGTCGCTCGAGGCCGGCGTCAACTTCCTGCAGAAGCCCTATCGGCCCGCCACGCTGATCCGCCTGATCCGCGAACGGCTCACGGCGGCCAGCCAGCGATCGCCGCGCTGA
- a CDS encoding ATP-binding protein, with protein MTAPPPPRQGVASGPPTTEGPVADAAVLRPPAPDPDADSLTHALSHDLRAPLRAIEGYAQALVEDYGDRLPDQAREFVSRIRQARRTVEDRVDALLRLSRLGHGALHSDPTDLAPVVSRILEDLARTEPGRRVATRVADRIPVLGDPALLGIAIENLLTNAWKFTRRAACPLITVAVTRAGDDVVISVSDNGIGFDMRQAHRLGVPFQRLHAPGAFEGLGIGLASARRIVERHGGRLWAESVPGQGATFHLSLPAAPPD; from the coding sequence GTGACTGCGCCCCCTCCTCCCCGGCAGGGCGTGGCCTCCGGCCCTCCGACCACGGAGGGGCCGGTCGCCGACGCTGCTGTCCTCCGACCGCCGGCTCCCGACCCGGACGCGGACTCCCTCACGCACGCCCTCTCGCACGACCTCCGGGCGCCCCTGCGGGCCATCGAGGGATACGCGCAGGCGCTGGTCGAAGACTACGGAGACCGTCTCCCCGATCAGGCGCGCGAGTTCGTCAGCCGGATCAGGCAGGCGCGGCGCACCGTCGAGGACCGCGTCGATGCGCTCCTGCGTCTGTCGCGGCTCGGGCACGGCGCCCTGCATTCCGACCCCACCGACCTGGCGCCGGTGGTGAGCCGCATCCTCGAGGACCTCGCCCGGACCGAGCCGGGACGCCGCGTCGCGACGCGCGTGGCCGATCGCATCCCCGTGCTCGGCGATCCGGCGCTGCTGGGCATCGCGATCGAGAACCTGCTCACCAACGCCTGGAAGTTCACGCGTCGTGCCGCCTGCCCCCTGATCACGGTGGCGGTCACCCGGGCGGGCGACGACGTGGTGATCAGCGTCAGCGACAACGGCATCGGCTTCGACATGCGCCAGGCCCACCGGCTCGGCGTGCCGTTCCAGCGATTGCACGCCCCTGGAGCCTTCGAGGGGCTCGGCATCGGTCTGGCCTCCGCGCGCCGCATCGTCGAGCGGCACGGCGGGCGGTTGTGGGCCGAAAGCGTCCCCGGGCAGGGCGCGACCTTCCACCTCTCGCTGCCCGCCGCCCCTCCCGACTAG
- a CDS encoding alkaline phosphatase, with the protein MSTSLDARGRTRRALLISGAAAVTAWAGRAPALAFRDVSGPDPFTLGVASGDPWATSVVLWTRLAPVPLAADGLGGMPARDVAVRWEVAADEKFTRIVRRGQVNARASAAHAVHVEVGGLAPGREYYYRFTAMGQQSRTGRARTAPAAGQAPAARFGVVSCSRYETGHFTAYAHLAGERPDLVLHLGDYIYEYAGNPSTPVARPFAQGEITTLADYRLRYARYRLDPDLQALHATSPFAVVFDDHEVDNNWAGDVPEDGQTREQFLARRAAAFRAYHEVMPLRQAARPDGSRMRLHRDLAWGDLATLYMLDTRQYRDDQPCGDGNKVDCAEAARPGRTMLGAAQEAWLRERAQASRARWDVLGQQVFFGELVRPLPDGRNAAPMDSWNGYLAARARVLDTFTTRPRNLVVLTGDIHRHYAATLHVGGPEGRPVGGEFVTTSVTSGGDGTDAPASSDPILARNPNIHYTCDRRGYLLADVTPEAWTTHYRVVPWVTRPGAPLETRRTYVMEAGRPGLTLAG; encoded by the coding sequence ATGTCCACCTCCCTCGACGCCCGCGGACGCACCAGGCGTGCACTCCTCATCAGCGGCGCCGCCGCCGTCACCGCGTGGGCGGGACGCGCGCCCGCCCTCGCCTTCCGCGACGTGAGCGGGCCCGATCCGTTCACGCTCGGCGTGGCCTCGGGCGACCCGTGGGCCACCAGCGTGGTGCTGTGGACGCGGCTGGCGCCGGTGCCGCTCGCCGCGGACGGCCTCGGCGGCATGCCGGCGCGCGACGTCGCGGTGCGCTGGGAAGTGGCGGCCGACGAGAAGTTCACGCGGATCGTGCGTCGTGGGCAGGTGAACGCCCGCGCTTCGGCGGCGCACGCCGTGCACGTCGAGGTCGGCGGCCTTGCCCCGGGCCGCGAGTACTACTACCGCTTCACGGCGATGGGGCAGCAGTCGCGCACCGGCCGGGCGCGTACCGCCCCCGCGGCGGGGCAGGCGCCGGCCGCGCGCTTCGGGGTGGTGTCGTGCTCCCGCTACGAGACCGGGCACTTCACCGCATACGCGCACCTGGCCGGGGAGCGCCCCGACCTCGTGCTGCACCTCGGCGACTACATCTACGAATACGCCGGCAACCCGTCGACCCCGGTCGCCCGGCCCTTCGCGCAGGGCGAGATCACGACGCTGGCCGACTACCGCCTGCGCTACGCGCGGTACCGGCTCGATCCCGACCTGCAGGCGCTGCACGCCACCTCTCCCTTCGCGGTGGTCTTCGACGATCACGAGGTCGACAACAACTGGGCCGGCGACGTGCCCGAAGACGGGCAGACGCGTGAGCAGTTCCTTGCGCGTCGGGCGGCGGCGTTCCGGGCCTACCACGAGGTGATGCCGCTGCGGCAGGCGGCGCGGCCCGACGGCAGCCGGATGCGCCTGCATCGCGACCTCGCGTGGGGCGACCTCGCGACGCTGTACATGCTCGACACCCGGCAGTACCGCGACGACCAGCCCTGCGGCGACGGCAACAAGGTCGACTGCGCGGAGGCTGCCCGTCCCGGCCGCACCATGCTCGGCGCCGCACAGGAAGCGTGGCTGCGCGAACGCGCCCAGGCCTCCCGGGCGCGCTGGGACGTGCTCGGGCAGCAGGTCTTCTTCGGCGAGCTGGTGCGGCCCCTGCCCGATGGCCGCAACGCCGCGCCGATGGACTCGTGGAACGGCTACCTCGCGGCACGCGCCCGCGTGCTCGACACCTTCACCACGCGCCCGCGCAACCTGGTCGTGCTCACCGGCGACATCCACCGGCACTACGCGGCGACGCTGCACGTCGGCGGGCCCGAGGGTCGCCCCGTCGGCGGCGAGTTCGTGACCACGTCGGTCACCAGCGGCGGCGACGGCACCGACGCGCCCGCGTCCTCGGACCCGATCCTCGCGCGCAACCCGAACATCCACTACACCTGCGACCGCCGCGGCTACCTGCTGGCCGACGTCACGCCCGAGGCCTGGACCACGCACTACCGGGTGGTGCCCTGGGTCACCCGCCCGGGAGCCCCCCTCGAGACCCGGCGGACGTATGTCATGGAGGCCGGACGTCCGGGCCTGACGTTGGCCGGCTGA
- a CDS encoding class I mannose-6-phosphate isomerase — MAAAWERPFALQPTFAERPWGVTDLSPWFTAPAGAARIGEAWFTADGNPTSLGPTFGEIVRANPVEILGPDHGTECPLLLKMLFTSERLSVQVHPDDAYAAEHHGGSRGKTEAWHVLHAEPNATIGLGLSAPLTREQAEAAAVSGEIERLVDWRPAAAGDTYLVPAGTVHALGAGLTLVEIQEQSDITYRLFDYGRGRELHIEHGLTVSDLGPYTLGNDTRHTADAGRTILTHCRYFTLECRSISAPVAFAALAPHFHLVIGIKGQGTIDGRPLSPGSVWCVPASSNAFTLESTDGCDVLITYPSVTATPSFYETPNS, encoded by the coding sequence ATGGCCGCCGCCTGGGAACGCCCGTTCGCCCTCCAGCCCACGTTCGCCGAGCGGCCGTGGGGCGTCACCGACCTCTCCCCGTGGTTCACCGCCCCGGCCGGCGCGGCGCGGATTGGCGAGGCCTGGTTCACGGCCGACGGCAATCCCACCAGCCTCGGGCCGACGTTCGGCGAGATCGTCCGGGCCAATCCGGTCGAGATCCTCGGCCCAGACCACGGCACCGAGTGCCCCCTGCTGCTGAAGATGCTGTTCACGTCGGAGCGCCTCTCCGTGCAGGTGCATCCCGACGACGCGTATGCGGCGGAGCATCATGGGGGCTCCCGGGGGAAGACGGAGGCGTGGCACGTCCTGCACGCCGAGCCGAACGCGACGATCGGGCTCGGGCTGTCGGCGCCGCTGACGCGGGAGCAGGCCGAGGCGGCGGCCGTGTCGGGCGAGATCGAGCGGTTGGTCGACTGGCGGCCGGCAGCGGCGGGCGACACCTACCTGGTGCCGGCCGGCACGGTGCACGCGCTGGGGGCCGGGCTGACGCTGGTGGAGATTCAGGAACAGTCCGACATCACCTACCGGCTGTTCGACTACGGGCGCGGCCGTGAGTTGCACATCGAGCACGGTCTCACCGTGTCCGACCTGGGGCCGTACACGCTCGGCAACGATACGCGGCACACCGCTGACGCGGGCCGCACGATCCTGACGCACTGCCGGTATTTCACGCTGGAGTGCCGGTCGATCTCCGCCCCGGTGGCGTTCGCGGCGCTGGCGCCGCACTTCCACCTGGTGATTGGCATCAAGGGGCAAGGGACGATCGATGGCCGGCCGCTCTCGCCTGGAAGCGTGTGGTGCGTCCCCGCCTCGTCGAATGCGTTCACCCTGGAAAGCACTGATGGATGCGACGTGCTGATCACCTATCCATCCGTGACCGCGACGCCGTCGTTCTACGAAACGCCAAATAGCTGA
- a CDS encoding TetR/AcrR family transcriptional regulator, translating to MNSTGPMDDPALRLSLAVGVRQLAKAQTRERVREAARELFSTRGFDDTTSQQIADQARVAVGTLFQHASDKEDLLLLVLHDPMAAAMKEALATPVQTELVTEVTLLLGALFEPYLALDVAGAAALRAHWFGRGPNARAVQWLHETFRDQLAARLERAQQSGSLAEGADAHVLAGNLMGLCQAALLEWMWIGDDLELAVSRLRASIALQLIPLQTTPGTGREGEPQDEVAAGDGDDADGLD from the coding sequence ATGAACTCGACCGGCCCCATGGACGACCCCGCGCTCCGCCTGTCGCTGGCCGTGGGGGTTCGCCAACTCGCCAAGGCCCAGACCAGGGAGCGCGTCAGGGAGGCGGCTCGGGAGCTGTTCAGCACGCGGGGCTTCGACGACACCACGAGCCAGCAGATTGCCGATCAGGCGCGCGTCGCCGTCGGCACCTTGTTCCAGCACGCCAGTGACAAGGAGGATCTCCTGCTCCTGGTCCTCCACGATCCGATGGCCGCGGCCATGAAGGAGGCCCTCGCCACCCCGGTGCAGACCGAGCTCGTGACCGAGGTGACCCTGCTCCTCGGGGCGCTGTTCGAGCCGTATCTGGCGCTCGACGTCGCCGGGGCGGCAGCCCTGCGCGCCCACTGGTTCGGCAGGGGCCCCAACGCGCGCGCCGTCCAGTGGCTGCACGAGACCTTCCGCGACCAACTCGCGGCACGGCTCGAGCGCGCACAGCAGTCCGGCTCGCTCGCGGAGGGCGCCGATGCGCACGTGCTCGCGGGCAACCTGATGGGGCTGTGCCAGGCCGCGCTGCTCGAATGGATGTGGATCGGCGATGACCTGGAGCTCGCCGTCAGCCGACTCCGCGCGTCGATCGCCCTCCAGCTCATTCCGCTGCAGACCACGCCGGGCACTGGTCGGGAGGGAGAACCACAGGACGAGGTCGCGGCCGGCGACGGCGACGATGCCGACGGCCTCGACTGA
- a CDS encoding sugar phosphate isomerase/epimerase, protein MSHSSRRSFLKQAAAAPAAAAAASVLAPSAGVAPSTALAAPGGSPKKAVLIGMLPKDLPYAERFALAREVGFEGMEVNTIDDPKVAEEIAKAAQAAKLPIHSVMNSEHWRSPLSSPDPAVVDKSVKGMLTSIANAKLLGADTVLLVPAVVDARTGYKDAWDRSHKVIRERILPEAEKQGIVIGIEEVWNKFLLSPLEMNTYVDSFKSKWVQAYFDVGNIVFYAYPQDWIRTLGPRIKKVHLKDFRLDRREGKFDFVHLGEGDIDWVEVRKALHDIGYNGYMTTEIKGGDKAYLADVVARIDNFLGGKPPVAKATPSA, encoded by the coding sequence ATGTCCCACTCCTCCCGTCGTTCGTTCCTGAAGCAGGCCGCCGCCGCGCCTGCCGCTGCCGCGGCTGCCTCGGTCCTGGCCCCCTCTGCCGGCGTGGCCCCGTCCACGGCGCTGGCCGCTCCCGGCGGTTCGCCGAAGAAGGCCGTCCTCATCGGCATGCTCCCCAAGGACCTGCCGTATGCCGAACGCTTCGCGCTGGCGCGCGAGGTCGGCTTCGAGGGCATGGAGGTCAACACGATCGACGACCCGAAGGTCGCCGAGGAGATCGCGAAGGCCGCCCAGGCGGCCAAGCTGCCGATCCACTCGGTGATGAACAGCGAGCACTGGCGCTCGCCCCTGTCCTCGCCCGATCCGGCGGTGGTCGACAAGAGCGTCAAGGGGATGCTCACCTCCATCGCCAATGCCAAGCTGCTCGGCGCCGACACGGTGCTGCTCGTGCCCGCGGTCGTCGACGCCAGGACCGGCTACAAGGACGCCTGGGACCGCTCGCACAAGGTGATCCGCGAGCGCATCCTGCCCGAGGCCGAGAAGCAGGGCATCGTCATCGGCATCGAGGAGGTGTGGAACAAGTTCCTCCTCAGCCCGCTGGAGATGAACACGTACGTCGACAGCTTCAAGTCCAAGTGGGTGCAGGCCTATTTCGACGTCGGCAACATCGTCTTCTACGCCTACCCGCAGGACTGGATCCGGACGCTCGGACCGCGGATCAAGAAGGTGCACCTCAAGGACTTCCGCCTCGACAGGCGCGAGGGCAAGTTCGACTTCGTGCACCTCGGCGAGGGCGACATCGACTGGGTGGAGGTCCGCAAGGCGCTCCACGACATCGGCTACAACGGCTACATGACCACCGAGATCAAGGGCGGCGACAAGGCCTACCTGGCCGACGTCGTGGCACGCATCGACAACTTCCTCGGCGGCAAGCCACCGGTGGCCAAGGCCACACCCTCGGCCTGA
- the ilvA gene encoding threonine ammonia-lyase, biosynthetic, which produces MPFDSLLRDILTSRVYDVARETPLDPAPRLSARLGTSVLLKREDLQPVFSFKIRGAYNRMARLTAEERGRGVIAASAGNHAQGVALSAQHLGMRATIVMPQTTPDIKVDAVRNRGAEVVLAGDTYADAYAFACEEASRTGATFIHPFDDPLVIAGQGTVGDEIVRQRPGELAGIFIPVGGGGLLAGIAAYVKAVLPAVRIIGVEPVDADAMARSLAAGHRVVLERVGLFADGVAVREVGEHTFAIATQTVDEIVLVDNDAICAAIKDVFDDTRTIMEPAGALAVAGLKAWAAAQPDLPPGALVAVLSGANMNFDRLRFVAERAELGEQREALFAVTIPERKGAFREFCTILGPRVITEFNYRLSTRAEAHIFVGVGTRSRADADDVLVRLREGGYRVADLTQSELAKLHVRYMVGGRSRDVTRERVCRFEFPERPGALLQFLDTLGGRWNISLFHYRNHGADIGRVLAGFEVPPEEDAAFDGFLEALGYRSFEDTGEDAYERFLA; this is translated from the coding sequence GTGCCGTTCGACTCGCTCCTGCGCGACATCCTCACCAGCCGGGTCTACGACGTGGCCCGGGAGACCCCGCTCGACCCCGCGCCGCGGCTGTCGGCGCGACTGGGCACGTCGGTGCTGCTCAAGCGCGAGGACCTGCAGCCGGTCTTCAGCTTCAAGATCCGCGGCGCCTACAACCGCATGGCGAGGCTCACCGCCGAGGAGCGCGGCCGCGGCGTGATCGCGGCCAGCGCCGGCAACCACGCGCAGGGCGTGGCGCTGTCGGCCCAGCACCTCGGCATGCGCGCGACGATCGTGATGCCGCAGACGACGCCCGACATCAAGGTGGACGCGGTGCGCAACCGTGGCGCGGAAGTGGTGCTGGCCGGAGACACGTACGCGGATGCCTACGCGTTCGCCTGCGAGGAGGCGTCGCGCACGGGCGCGACGTTCATCCACCCCTTCGACGACCCGCTGGTCATCGCCGGGCAGGGAACGGTCGGCGACGAGATCGTGCGGCAGCGTCCCGGCGAGCTGGCGGGGATCTTCATCCCGGTGGGCGGCGGCGGGCTGCTGGCCGGCATCGCCGCCTACGTCAAGGCGGTGCTGCCCGCGGTGCGGATCATCGGTGTCGAGCCGGTCGATGCCGATGCGATGGCGCGCTCGCTGGCGGCCGGCCACCGCGTCGTGCTCGAGCGCGTCGGGCTGTTTGCCGACGGCGTGGCCGTCCGCGAGGTGGGGGAGCACACGTTCGCGATCGCGACGCAGACCGTCGACGAGATCGTGCTGGTCGACAACGACGCGATCTGCGCGGCCATCAAGGACGTCTTCGACGACACGCGGACGATCATGGAGCCGGCCGGCGCCCTGGCGGTCGCCGGCCTGAAGGCGTGGGCCGCGGCGCAACCCGACCTCCCGCCCGGCGCGCTCGTCGCCGTGCTGAGCGGCGCCAACATGAACTTCGATCGCCTGCGGTTCGTCGCCGAGCGCGCCGAACTCGGCGAGCAGCGCGAGGCGCTGTTCGCGGTCACGATCCCGGAGCGCAAGGGGGCCTTCCGCGAGTTCTGCACGATCCTCGGGCCCCGCGTCATCACGGAGTTCAACTACCGCCTGAGCACGCGGGCCGAGGCGCACATCTTCGTCGGGGTGGGGACCCGGTCGCGGGCCGACGCCGACGACGTGCTGGTGCGGTTGCGGGAGGGCGGGTATCGCGTCGCCGACCTCACGCAGAGCGAGCTGGCCAAGCTCCACGTGCGCTACATGGTCGGCGGACGGTCACGCGACGTGACACGCGAGCGCGTGTGCCGCTTCGAGTTCCCCGAGCGCCCGGGCGCCCTGCTGCAGTTCCTCGACACGCTCGGCGGCCGCTGGAACATCAGCCTGTTCCACTATCGCAACCACGGGGCCGACATCGGTCGCGTGCTGGCCGGCTTCGAGGTGCCGCCGGAGGAAGACGCGGCCTTCGACGGCTTCCTGGAGGCGCTGGGCTACCGGTCGTTCGAGGACACCGGGGAAGACGCATACGAACGGTTCCTCGCCTGA
- a CDS encoding HAD family hydrolase — translation MTAIVFDLDGTLVDSLDDITAAFRRSFHVIGAEPPPPDAVRLLIGKPLREMYAPWAPADVLDDLVAEYRRDYSQRCADRTRPFPGIVPLLSELRASGHALAVATTKTSWMARTVVERLGIADALDHVQGTDDFPHKPAPDVIHHALKGVGRPGAWMVGDAPSDVAAGRAAGLRTCAVTWGVGEEGHLRAAEPDALVTTVEDLRALLLG, via the coding sequence GTGACCGCCATCGTGTTCGACCTCGACGGGACGCTCGTGGATTCGCTCGACGACATCACGGCTGCCTTCCGCCGCAGCTTCCACGTGATCGGCGCCGAACCGCCGCCGCCCGACGCGGTGCGCCTGCTCATCGGCAAGCCGCTGCGCGAGATGTACGCGCCCTGGGCCCCGGCCGACGTCCTCGACGACCTGGTGGCCGAGTACCGGCGCGACTACTCGCAGCGCTGCGCGGACCGCACGCGCCCGTTCCCGGGCATCGTGCCGCTGCTCTCGGAACTGCGCGCCAGCGGGCACGCGCTCGCGGTGGCCACCACCAAGACTTCCTGGATGGCGCGGACCGTCGTCGAGCGTCTCGGCATCGCCGACGCGCTCGATCACGTGCAGGGCACCGACGACTTCCCGCACAAGCCCGCTCCCGACGTCATCCACCACGCGCTGAAGGGCGTGGGCCGCCCCGGTGCGTGGATGGTCGGCGATGCCCCGAGCGACGTCGCCGCCGGTCGCGCTGCCGGCCTGCGCACGTGCGCCGTCACGTGGGGCGTCGGAGAGGAAGGCCACCTCCGCGCTGCCGAACCCGACGCGCTGGTCACCACCGTCGAGGATCTCCGCGCACTGCTCCTGGGCTGA
- the metK gene encoding methionine adenosyltransferase translates to MSRFVLTSESVSEGHPDKVADYVSDSVLDACLAQDPTSKVACETLVKEDLVVLAGEITTGATGLDYTKIARQAIREIGYDWPSEVFNADGVTVIEKITAQSKEINASVVDKAKAEEQGAGDQGLMFGYATNESPELMPLPLLLSHRLTKGLADDRRKAGAYAFLRPDAKSQVSVRYENGKPVAIERVVVSTQHTEGKDQAEIRAYVIEDLAPRVLGEWCPKADLFLVNPSGSFAHGGPSADAGVTGRKIIVDSYGGAARHGGGAFSGKDPSKVDRSAAYFGRYVAREVVKAGLAQRCEVQFSYAIGVAEPTSLLVDTFGTGDNQAAEDFVRKTFDMRPAGIIRTLDLLRPIYRQTTNYGHFGRPGLPWEA, encoded by the coding sequence ATGTCCCGTTTCGTTCTCACCTCGGAGTCGGTGTCCGAGGGCCACCCGGACAAGGTCGCCGACTACGTCTCCGACTCGGTCCTCGATGCCTGTCTCGCGCAAGACCCCACGTCCAAGGTGGCGTGCGAGACGCTCGTCAAGGAAGACCTCGTCGTGCTCGCCGGCGAAATCACGACCGGCGCCACGGGCCTCGACTACACGAAGATCGCCCGGCAGGCCATCCGCGAGATCGGCTACGACTGGCCGAGCGAGGTGTTCAACGCCGACGGCGTCACCGTGATCGAGAAGATCACCGCGCAGTCCAAGGAGATCAACGCCAGCGTCGTCGACAAGGCGAAGGCCGAGGAGCAGGGCGCCGGCGATCAGGGCCTGATGTTCGGCTACGCCACCAACGAGAGCCCCGAGCTGATGCCGCTGCCGCTGCTGCTCTCGCACCGGCTCACCAAGGGCCTGGCCGACGACCGTCGCAAGGCCGGCGCGTACGCGTTCCTCCGTCCCGACGCCAAGAGCCAGGTGTCGGTGCGCTACGAGAACGGCAAGCCGGTGGCGATCGAGCGCGTGGTGGTGTCCACGCAGCACACCGAGGGCAAGGACCAGGCCGAGATCCGGGCCTACGTGATCGAGGATCTCGCCCCGCGCGTCCTCGGCGAGTGGTGCCCGAAGGCCGACCTCTTCCTCGTCAACCCGTCCGGGAGCTTCGCGCACGGCGGGCCATCGGCCGATGCCGGCGTGACGGGCCGCAAGATCATCGTCGACTCGTACGGCGGCGCGGCGCGCCACGGCGGCGGCGCGTTCTCCGGCAAGGACCCCTCCAAGGTGGACCGCAGCGCGGCGTACTTCGGCCGCTACGTGGCCCGCGAGGTCGTCAAGGCCGGTCTGGCGCAGCGCTGCGAGGTGCAGTTCTCCTACGCCATCGGCGTCGCCGAGCCGACCTCGCTCCTGGTCGACACGTTCGGCACCGGCGACAACCAGGCCGCCGAGGACTTCGTGCGCAAGACGTTCGACATGCGTCCGGCCGGCATCATCAGGACCCTGGACCTGCTGCGCCCGATCTACCGCCAGACGACCAACTACGGCCACTTCGGCCGCCCGGGGCTGCCCTGGGAAGCATAG
- the dut gene encoding dUTP diphosphatase has translation MGVRRLGDVPEPRYQTVGAAAMDLAAATDMTVGPGQLALVPTGLVFAVPPGHFLAIVARSSLPRRGLIVANGLGVLDSDYRGPADEARVLVLNYTQAPVAIARGDRIAQAFVLRVPRVEFVPLVHEADEGSRGGFGSTGEK, from the coding sequence GTGGGCGTCCGCCGGCTCGGGGACGTCCCCGAGCCCCGTTACCAGACCGTCGGCGCCGCCGCGATGGATCTGGCCGCCGCCACCGATATGACCGTCGGGCCGGGCCAACTCGCCCTGGTGCCCACCGGCCTGGTGTTCGCCGTGCCGCCCGGCCACTTCCTGGCCATCGTGGCGCGCAGTTCCCTGCCCAGGCGAGGCCTGATCGTCGCCAACGGCCTCGGCGTGCTCGACAGCGACTATCGCGGACCGGCCGACGAGGCGCGGGTGCTGGTCCTCAACTACACGCAGGCGCCGGTCGCCATCGCCAGGGGCGACCGCATCGCCCAGGCCTTCGTGCTGCGCGTGCCGCGCGTGGAGTTCGTGCCCCTCGTCCACGAGGCGGACGAGGGGTCGAGGGGGGGATTCGGGTCGACGGGAGAGAAATAG